One Natrinema halophilum genomic window carries:
- a CDS encoding GNAT family N-acetyltransferase: MNIRSARADDFDPITAVARATWHDTYDELETDVIDRTVDNWYTTDSMPLEAPGTVVLVAEKDDDIVGFTHAVAQGESADILRMYVHPDHQGEGIGSKLHERLITDLEAYDVDRVRSIDFAFNDTSRAFYEGLGFEQTDEGEVEIDGENYPEAVYTLELS; this comes from the coding sequence ATGAACATCCGATCCGCACGAGCCGACGATTTCGACCCCATCACGGCCGTCGCTCGTGCCACCTGGCACGACACCTACGACGAACTCGAGACGGACGTGATCGACCGAACCGTCGACAACTGGTACACCACCGATTCGATGCCCCTCGAGGCGCCGGGGACGGTCGTCCTCGTCGCTGAAAAGGACGACGACATCGTCGGCTTTACGCACGCAGTCGCCCAGGGCGAAAGCGCCGACATTCTCCGCATGTACGTCCACCCGGACCATCAGGGGGAGGGAATCGGCTCGAAACTCCACGAGCGACTGATTACAGACCTCGAGGCGTACGACGTCGACCGGGTCCGATCGATCGACTTCGCGTTCAACGACACCAGCCGCGCCTTCTACGAGGGACTCGGTTTCGAACAGACCGACGAAGGTGAAGTCGAAATAGACGGCGAGAACTACCCGGAAGCGGTCTACACGCTCGAATTGTCGTAA
- a CDS encoding diaminobutyrate--2-oxoglutarate transaminase: protein MTASGSSADALLEQQTRRESNARTYPRSLPLAIERAEGAIVEDVDGNEYIDCLAGAGTLALGHNHPAIVERLEELFERDRAMHTLDLTTPIKERFVDRLLESLPDEFAESAKVQFCSPAGTDAVEAAMKLVKTATGNRSMVAFQGAYHGMTRGALELMGDTAPREPIAGHVSDVHHAPYPYAYRCPFGLGGGDCWQTSAEYVERTLSNPDSGIVDPAGMILEPVQGEGGVVPAPDEWLRAMRRITREHDIPLIVDEIQTGLGRTGELYAVEHADVVPDVLTLSKAIGGGLPVSVVVYDESLDIWEPGAHAGTFRGNQLGMAAGAATIEYVLEHDLETHAAAMGERLQAHLEETAGTFEAVGDVRGRGLMVGMELVDPDGETDSLGRYPADGNLASAVQTAAFERGLIVETGGRHGSVVRLLPPLSISPSQIDDVGDIVYESVRSAHSRGRDRAETRA from the coding sequence GTGACTGCTAGCGGATCGTCGGCCGACGCTCTCCTCGAACAGCAGACCCGTCGGGAGTCGAACGCGCGAACCTATCCCCGGTCGCTCCCGCTCGCGATCGAACGCGCCGAGGGCGCGATCGTAGAGGACGTCGACGGGAACGAGTACATCGACTGTCTGGCCGGTGCGGGAACGCTCGCGCTCGGCCACAATCATCCCGCGATCGTCGAGCGCCTCGAGGAGTTGTTCGAGCGCGACCGAGCGATGCACACGCTCGACCTGACGACGCCGATCAAGGAACGGTTCGTCGATCGCCTGCTCGAGAGCCTCCCCGACGAGTTCGCCGAGAGCGCGAAAGTCCAGTTCTGTAGTCCTGCCGGGACGGACGCCGTCGAGGCCGCGATGAAACTCGTCAAGACGGCCACGGGAAACCGATCGATGGTGGCCTTCCAGGGGGCCTACCACGGGATGACACGGGGAGCACTCGAGTTGATGGGTGATACGGCACCCAGAGAGCCGATCGCCGGGCACGTCTCCGACGTTCATCACGCGCCGTATCCGTACGCCTACCGCTGTCCGTTCGGACTCGGCGGCGGGGATTGCTGGCAGACGAGCGCCGAGTACGTCGAGCGAACGCTTTCGAATCCCGACAGCGGCATCGTCGACCCCGCAGGGATGATCCTCGAACCCGTCCAGGGCGAAGGCGGTGTCGTGCCGGCGCCCGACGAGTGGCTCCGAGCGATGCGTCGGATCACGCGCGAACACGACATCCCGCTGATCGTCGACGAGATCCAGACCGGGCTCGGTCGCACCGGCGAACTGTACGCGGTCGAACACGCCGATGTCGTCCCGGACGTGCTGACGCTCTCGAAGGCGATCGGCGGTGGACTCCCGGTGTCGGTCGTCGTCTACGACGAATCGCTGGACATCTGGGAGCCCGGCGCTCACGCGGGCACGTTTCGCGGAAATCAGCTCGGGATGGCAGCCGGCGCGGCGACGATCGAGTACGTCCTCGAACACGACCTAGAAACCCACGCCGCGGCGATGGGCGAACGGCTTCAGGCGCACCTCGAGGAGACGGCCGGGACGTTCGAGGCCGTCGGCGACGTCCGCGGCCGCGGGCTCATGGTCGGGATGGAACTCGTCGATCCTGACGGGGAGACGGATTCGCTCGGGCGATACCCCGCCGACGGCAACCTCGCGTCGGCCGTTCAGACGGCGGCGTTCGAACGCGGACTCATCGTCGAGACGGGCGGTCGCCACGGGAGCGTCGTCCGATTGCTCCCGCCGCTTTCGATTTCGCCCTCGCAGATCGACGACGTCGGCGACATCGTTTACGAAAGCGTCAGATCGGCCCACTCCCGCGGCCGTGATCGCGCGGAGACGCGAGCATGA
- a CDS encoding pyridoxal phosphate-dependent decarboxylase family protein: MTGDEGAESLRPRTDAPTPPAAADAFLGHPDGNAAYEDAIRRARDALVESFATAEGPYSGPDPEALRKQLDELAVFPDEGESVEVVLETVADEILDRSVRVHDPGCVAHLHCPPAIPALAAEVLLSGSNQSMDSFDQAPAASVLEERVIDVCCDLFEYPSGADGVFTSGGTESNVLSLLLARDWYCETRFDRSVQTAGLPPEAADLRVLCSDAAHFTTEQAAHLLGLGDDAVVTVPTDDDRRIDLSALDATLERLEADGRRPFALVGTAGTTDFGSIDPLSALADRAADRDLWLHVDAAYGGACAISDRLRPKLAGIDRADSISVDFHKLFYQPIGCGAFLLRDGERYRLLERNAAYLNPERDESTGVPNLVSKSLRTTRRFDALKPFVTFNALGRSGLADCVEYVCDLADAVAAEIRSEPALELCCEPELSAVVFRYRPDRPSGRTDSSELAHVDRVNRTLRDELLADDAVLLARTEIDGIAALKMTLLNPRTTLSDLRDALETVVDRGETLECEVLDPT, from the coding sequence ATGACTGGCGACGAGGGTGCGGAGTCGCTCCGCCCGAGAACCGACGCACCAACGCCGCCCGCGGCCGCGGATGCCTTTCTCGGCCATCCCGACGGCAACGCCGCGTACGAGGACGCGATTCGTCGGGCGCGTGACGCTCTCGTCGAGTCGTTCGCGACGGCCGAGGGCCCGTATTCGGGGCCCGATCCCGAGGCGCTTCGGAAGCAGCTGGATGAACTGGCCGTCTTCCCCGACGAGGGCGAGTCGGTCGAGGTCGTCCTCGAGACGGTCGCCGACGAAATACTCGATCGCTCCGTTCGCGTTCACGACCCCGGCTGCGTCGCCCATCTCCACTGTCCGCCGGCGATTCCTGCGCTCGCCGCCGAAGTGTTGCTCTCGGGCTCGAACCAGTCGATGGACTCGTTCGATCAGGCCCCCGCGGCGTCGGTCCTGGAAGAACGCGTCATAGACGTCTGCTGCGATCTGTTCGAGTATCCATCCGGTGCCGACGGCGTGTTCACGAGCGGCGGGACGGAGTCGAACGTCCTCAGTTTGCTTCTGGCCCGCGACTGGTACTGCGAGACGCGATTCGACCGGTCCGTCCAGACGGCCGGATTGCCGCCCGAGGCGGCCGACCTCCGCGTCCTCTGCTCGGATGCCGCTCACTTCACGACCGAACAGGCAGCCCACCTCCTCGGACTCGGTGACGACGCGGTCGTTACCGTTCCGACCGACGACGACCGCCGGATCGATCTGTCCGCGCTGGACGCGACCCTCGAGCGTCTCGAGGCCGACGGCCGCCGTCCGTTCGCGCTCGTCGGCACCGCCGGGACGACGGACTTCGGCAGCATCGACCCGCTTTCGGCGCTCGCAGATCGGGCCGCCGACCGCGACCTGTGGCTCCACGTCGACGCCGCCTACGGCGGGGCGTGCGCGATCAGCGATCGACTCCGCCCGAAGCTCGCGGGGATCGATCGCGCCGACTCGATCAGCGTCGACTTCCACAAACTGTTCTATCAGCCGATCGGCTGCGGGGCCTTCCTCCTCCGCGACGGGGAGCGGTATCGGCTGCTCGAGCGGAACGCGGCCTACCTCAATCCCGAACGCGACGAGTCGACGGGGGTCCCGAACCTCGTTTCGAAATCGTTGCGGACGACCCGCCGATTCGATGCGCTGAAGCCCTTCGTGACGTTCAACGCGCTCGGACGGTCGGGGCTGGCCGATTGCGTCGAGTACGTCTGCGACCTCGCCGACGCGGTCGCAGCCGAGATACGGTCCGAACCGGCGCTGGAACTGTGTTGCGAGCCCGAACTGAGCGCGGTCGTCTTTCGATACCGTCCGGACCGACCGAGCGGGCGGACCGATTCGAGCGAGCTGGCCCACGTCGACCGCGTGAACCGCACGCTCCGCGACGAGCTGCTGGCCGACGATGCGGTGCTTCTCGCTCGCACGGAAATCGACGGTATCGCGGCGTTGAAAATGACCCTACTGAACCCCCGAACGACGCTTTCGGACCTCCGAGACGCTCTCGAGACGGTCGTCGACCGGGGCGAGACGCTCGAATGCGAGGTGCTCGATCCGACATGA
- a CDS encoding class I tRNA ligase family protein codes for MEFWNEINAYDRAQRDTEDELFFLDGPPNPSGDTHLGTVWNKILKDTIIRVGRMSEYAVVDRPGFDTQLFITEQRIASERGIESLAALSDFGVETFEQQCHQLESDFIETLKDDFQDCGIWMDWDNSYRTDSPAYADSAWWTFSRIADNGYLAKGDQVVNWCPECRAPRYKRSEVDTAELRYRDPPEQQQHTLFVAYPIVGKTAALVTRVSERWEVLANSFLAVEHNDEYVKLSFPDFSRPDLYVAADSYQTVVPETEGVEFEVVDRVSGSFFASHSYEHPLTENGGCDHGGQILTVDSLSERTGIRHGTPATSERDRRLATTHDLLVLEPIDEAGRIRNTGTPFDGDGLRTREEVRSIGDEIQQSLAEDGYVIRRGASHDRTDQCWLCGGEVLPRIDTAWYIKLDGLKDQIDRAIESTEWYPNTTEAEMKSPSSWHPDWSRDPRFVHEPAVNHDWLIEQESTWGLPMPIWAAETDPNDYIVIESRAELSRRADQEIEPDDLIPRKSVLDNITITEGGTTYQRVSGIFADRYSAGLAAVAVAGAPDDMTMFDQRFPADIIVEARDQPSIWFFMQLAIGVTGFDEMPFDRALMHGFLTDENGEKMSKSVGNIVTPGEVVDRYGADPVRLYLLKNTRWNRDIPVEWDEIETLTSLLADMIDAVDTALALVDSVPSVTGHDTALARAYTNALSAIERESDRITESLRSFDFAAAVDRLLPLIYSLTTRSYLPTVIQYGEDNEQLPTEVQTELEHILELLARLLAPYSPHIAERIYQSVCDGEKTVHELSFPFGHQPAAVWQE; via the coding sequence ATGGAATTTTGGAATGAAATTAATGCATACGATCGCGCGCAACGAGACACAGAGGATGAACTTTTCTTCCTCGATGGTCCTCCAAATCCGAGTGGTGACACGCACCTCGGGACGGTCTGGAATAAGATATTGAAGGACACGATCATTCGTGTTGGAAGAATGTCGGAATATGCTGTCGTCGATCGCCCTGGTTTCGATACCCAACTGTTCATCACCGAACAGCGGATCGCTTCTGAGAGAGGTATTGAATCCCTCGCAGCGCTTTCAGACTTCGGCGTCGAGACATTCGAACAACAGTGTCACCAACTGGAAAGCGATTTTATAGAAACGCTCAAAGACGATTTTCAGGACTGCGGAATCTGGATGGATTGGGACAATTCGTATCGGACAGACTCACCGGCGTACGCCGATTCAGCGTGGTGGACGTTCAGTAGGATCGCTGATAACGGATATCTAGCAAAGGGCGACCAAGTCGTTAACTGGTGCCCGGAGTGTCGTGCCCCACGGTACAAACGATCAGAAGTCGACACTGCAGAGCTTCGTTATCGAGATCCACCAGAGCAACAACAGCACACGCTATTCGTCGCGTATCCGATCGTCGGGAAAACAGCCGCTCTGGTGACACGTGTTTCCGAGCGCTGGGAAGTTCTTGCAAATTCGTTTTTGGCAGTGGAACACAATGACGAATACGTCAAATTGTCGTTTCCAGACTTCTCTCGACCCGACCTGTACGTCGCCGCCGACTCGTATCAAACGGTTGTCCCCGAAACTGAGGGGGTCGAGTTCGAAGTCGTAGATCGAGTCAGCGGGTCGTTCTTCGCATCTCACTCGTACGAACACCCACTTACAGAGAATGGAGGTTGTGACCACGGCGGTCAGATACTCACTGTTGATTCACTCTCCGAACGGACCGGTATACGCCACGGTACGCCTGCGACGAGTGAAAGAGACAGACGGCTCGCGACCACCCACGACCTGCTAGTCCTGGAACCAATCGACGAGGCTGGCCGAATTCGTAATACTGGAACTCCGTTCGATGGTGACGGACTCCGTACGCGAGAGGAGGTTCGGAGTATCGGTGACGAAATTCAGCAGTCGCTTGCTGAGGATGGCTATGTTATCAGGCGTGGGGCCAGCCACGATCGAACAGACCAGTGCTGGCTCTGTGGTGGGGAAGTGCTTCCACGGATCGATACTGCGTGGTATATCAAGCTCGACGGATTGAAGGATCAGATAGACAGAGCGATTGAGTCGACGGAGTGGTATCCCAATACGACCGAAGCCGAGATGAAGTCGCCTTCCTCATGGCACCCTGATTGGTCGCGTGATCCGAGATTTGTTCACGAACCTGCTGTGAACCACGATTGGCTCATCGAACAGGAATCCACCTGGGGGCTCCCGATGCCGATTTGGGCCGCCGAGACTGATCCCAACGACTACATCGTGATCGAATCGCGTGCTGAGCTATCCCGACGTGCGGATCAGGAAATTGAACCGGACGACCTCATTCCACGCAAGTCGGTCCTCGATAATATCACGATTACTGAAGGCGGGACAACGTATCAACGGGTTTCGGGAATTTTTGCGGACCGATACAGTGCTGGTCTGGCAGCCGTTGCTGTCGCCGGTGCACCGGACGATATGACCATGTTCGATCAGCGATTTCCCGCAGATATTATCGTTGAAGCTCGGGACCAGCCGTCTATATGGTTCTTTATGCAACTTGCAATTGGCGTCACAGGCTTTGACGAGATGCCGTTCGACCGCGCATTGATGCACGGGTTTCTCACAGATGAGAACGGAGAGAAAATGTCAAAATCGGTCGGCAACATCGTCACACCCGGAGAAGTAGTCGACAGATACGGTGCAGACCCCGTTCGGCTGTACCTTCTCAAAAATACACGGTGGAACCGAGATATCCCAGTGGAATGGGACGAGATCGAGACGCTCACCTCACTACTGGCCGATATGATCGACGCTGTCGATACTGCTTTGGCACTCGTCGATTCCGTTCCGTCTGTTACCGGACACGATACAGCGCTCGCACGTGCATACACCAATGCCCTCAGTGCGATCGAACGAGAGAGTGACCGAATTACCGAGAGCCTTCGGTCGTTTGACTTTGCCGCCGCTGTCGACCGTCTGTTACCTCTGATTTACTCTCTCACGACACGGAGCTATCTTCCCACTGTAATCCAATACGGGGAGGACAACGAACAACTACCGACCGAAGTCCAAACCGAACTCGAGCATATCCTCGAACTCCTTGCCCGACTGCTTGCACCGTACTCACCACATATTGCCGAACGGATCTATCAGTCGGTGTGCGACGGAGAAAAAACCGTTCACGAGCTGTCGTTTCCGTTCGGCCATCAGCCAGCCGCGGTCTGGCAGGAATAA
- the nrfD gene encoding NrfD/PsrC family molybdoenzyme membrane anchor subunit, whose amino-acid sequence MGTKTPSEADILRPIGTISTTYLVLVAIAGLALLAFLVGWAYQLQQGLVVTALGDWGSGGGVTWGIYIGAFIWWVGIAHGGIILSAAVRLLGMDRYMPVARLAELLTISGLSAAGFYIIVHLGRPDRMVTSVIGHYHITIHASPLVWDVTVITAYFVLTATYLGLTLRYDVSRLRDQLPDRLDPIYRVMTIGYTEKEDAVVERMVWWLALAIIIMAPLLLHGGVIPWLFAVLPNYPTWFGGVQGPQFLTIALTSAISGVIILAFSFRHAYDWDHIFTDDIFRGLLLWLGFFCLLFLWLQLQQNITGLFQAPIDLTIAALARATNPIYLTSMSLVFVTLSYIFAQAIRPSLFTKRRAVISGLAVLTATILEKVLFVVEGFLHPTFDIYGAVPGVYVPSLIEIASITGTVGMVCLFFLTVAKIFPVVELHAIEHLREEHEHD is encoded by the coding sequence ATGGGGACGAAAACGCCGAGCGAGGCCGACATTCTGCGGCCGATCGGGACAATCTCGACGACGTACCTCGTGCTGGTCGCCATCGCCGGGCTGGCACTTCTCGCCTTCCTCGTCGGATGGGCCTATCAGCTACAACAGGGGCTGGTCGTCACTGCCCTCGGTGACTGGGGCAGCGGTGGTGGCGTCACGTGGGGGATCTACATCGGCGCGTTCATCTGGTGGGTCGGGATCGCCCACGGAGGGATCATCCTTTCGGCCGCGGTCAGGCTCCTCGGAATGGACCGGTATATGCCCGTGGCGCGACTCGCCGAGTTGCTCACCATCAGCGGACTTTCCGCAGCGGGATTCTACATCATCGTTCACCTCGGCCGACCCGACCGGATGGTCACGAGCGTCATCGGCCACTACCACATTACGATCCACGCCTCGCCGCTGGTGTGGGACGTGACCGTCATCACGGCCTACTTCGTGTTGACGGCGACCTACCTCGGACTGACCCTGCGCTACGACGTGAGCCGACTGCGCGATCAGTTACCGGATCGCCTCGATCCGATCTACCGTGTTATGACGATCGGCTACACCGAGAAAGAAGACGCAGTCGTCGAACGAATGGTCTGGTGGCTCGCGCTCGCGATCATCATCATGGCCCCACTCTTGCTCCACGGCGGCGTCATCCCGTGGCTGTTCGCCGTGTTGCCGAACTATCCGACCTGGTTCGGCGGCGTACAGGGCCCGCAGTTCCTCACCATCGCCCTCACGTCGGCCATCAGCGGCGTGATCATCCTCGCGTTTTCGTTCCGGCACGCCTACGACTGGGATCACATCTTCACCGACGACATCTTCCGGGGCTTGCTCCTCTGGCTCGGCTTCTTCTGTCTACTCTTCCTGTGGCTCCAGCTCCAGCAGAACATCACCGGGCTGTTCCAGGCCCCCATAGACCTGACCATCGCGGCGCTGGCCCGTGCGACCAATCCCATCTACCTCACGTCGATGTCGCTGGTCTTCGTGACGCTTTCGTACATCTTCGCTCAGGCGATCCGGCCGTCACTGTTCACCAAACGTCGCGCCGTCATCTCCGGCCTGGCCGTGCTCACCGCGACGATCCTCGAGAAGGTCCTGTTCGTCGTCGAAGGGTTTCTCCACCCGACGTTCGACATCTACGGGGCGGTGCCGGGCGTCTACGTCCCGAGTCTGATCGAAATCGCCTCGATCACCGGGACGGTCGGCATGGTCTGTCTGTTCTTTCTCACCGTCGCCAAAATCTTCCCGGTGGTCGAACTCCACGCGATCGAACACCTGCGCGAGGAACACGAACACGACTAA
- a CDS encoding PQQ-binding-like beta-propeller repeat protein → MIEWNQYKGDPHNSGLRRDLEGPSRVVEGWTTDLVGIPGSPVLDRDTVYVGTSRGNCYALEAETGRRGWTFETTVATDATPVVTRDRLYLATADGTVYGLDSTTGDPQWRVELPGALESALALSDGRLYAGHADGLTALEAEMGAERWTFETESAVVGCPATADGRAVDRNRSSRNQLSGTVDSDLFDDDHRSETADRWIDERVFAGTANGTVLALEAESGDEVWTAPTAGAVTAGPTVAADRLYVGDDGGTMLALDAVTGKSWFTYEIRDSLTTSATVLAAAETTFVGGADGYLHVTDTTVGRRKLRGWLFSRKGIELDGPVRSCPVVVGDIVCVGDADGSLYGIGVDDCDPRWHFRADDAIAGTPAVAPGRLVVGTDDGRLRCLEWETDD, encoded by the coding sequence GTGATCGAGTGGAACCAGTACAAGGGCGATCCGCACAACTCGGGACTCCGGCGCGACCTCGAGGGGCCGTCACGCGTCGTCGAGGGCTGGACGACCGACCTCGTCGGCATCCCGGGATCGCCCGTCCTCGACCGCGATACCGTCTACGTCGGCACGAGCCGCGGGAACTGCTACGCGCTCGAGGCCGAGACGGGCCGGCGGGGGTGGACCTTCGAGACGACGGTCGCGACCGACGCGACGCCGGTCGTCACCCGCGACCGGCTGTATCTGGCGACGGCAGACGGAACCGTTTACGGGCTTGATTCTACGACGGGCGACCCGCAATGGCGGGTCGAGCTTCCGGGTGCCCTCGAGTCCGCCCTCGCCCTCTCGGACGGACGTCTCTATGCCGGCCACGCGGACGGTCTGACCGCGCTCGAGGCCGAGATGGGCGCGGAACGCTGGACGTTCGAGACCGAGTCGGCCGTAGTCGGCTGTCCGGCGACCGCCGACGGGCGTGCGGTCGATCGAAATCGATCGTCCCGGAATCAGCTTTCGGGTACGGTGGACTCGGATCTGTTCGACGACGATCACCGGTCAGAGACAGCCGACCGATGGATCGACGAACGGGTGTTCGCAGGGACTGCAAACGGGACGGTACTCGCACTCGAAGCCGAATCTGGCGACGAAGTCTGGACCGCGCCGACTGCCGGGGCGGTCACGGCCGGACCGACCGTCGCGGCCGATCGATTGTACGTCGGCGACGACGGGGGAACGATGCTCGCGCTCGACGCCGTCACCGGCAAGTCGTGGTTCACGTACGAGATTCGCGATTCGCTTACGACGTCCGCGACCGTTCTCGCGGCAGCCGAGACGACGTTCGTCGGGGGCGCAGACGGCTATTTGCACGTCACCGACACGACCGTCGGCCGCCGCAAACTGCGCGGCTGGCTGTTCTCGCGGAAGGGAATCGAACTCGACGGCCCCGTCCGTTCCTGTCCCGTCGTCGTCGGCGACATCGTCTGCGTCGGCGATGCTGACGGCTCGCTGTACGGAATCGGCGTCGACGACTGCGACCCTCGCTGGCACTTCCGGGCCGACGATGCCATCGCGGGCACGCCCGCGGTCGCGCCCGGTCGACTCGTCGTCGGTACCGACGACGGCCGCCTCCGCTGTCTCGAGTGGGAGACCGACGACTGA
- the radA gene encoding DNA repair and recombination protein RadA: MPEADLETLPGVGPATADKLHDAGFDSFQSLAVASPSELSNTADVGDSTAADIVNAARDAADVGGFETGSTVLERRNEIGKLSWHIDEVDDLLGGGIETQSITEVYGEFGAGKSQVTHQMAVNVQLPKEVGGLHGSAIFVDSEDTFRPERIDDMVRGLPDDTIDATLADREIEGSADDEAAVDELVDDVLEKIHVAKAFNSNHQMLLAEKSKELASEHEDSEYPVRLLCVDSLTAHFRAEYVGRGELANRQQKLNKHLHDIDKVGNLYNCAVIVTNQVASNPDSFFGDPTQPIGGNILGHKSTFRIYLRKSKGDKRIVRLVDAPNLADGEAVMRVQDGGLKPE; encoded by the coding sequence ATGCCCGAAGCAGATCTCGAGACGCTCCCCGGCGTCGGACCGGCAACCGCAGACAAACTCCACGATGCAGGCTTCGACTCCTTCCAGAGTCTGGCCGTCGCCTCTCCGTCGGAGCTATCGAACACGGCCGATGTCGGCGATTCCACCGCGGCGGACATCGTCAACGCGGCTCGCGACGCCGCCGACGTCGGCGGCTTCGAAACCGGGTCGACGGTACTCGAGCGCCGAAACGAAATCGGCAAACTGAGCTGGCACATCGACGAAGTCGACGACCTGCTCGGCGGCGGAATCGAAACGCAATCGATCACCGAGGTTTACGGCGAGTTCGGTGCCGGCAAGTCCCAGGTAACCCACCAGATGGCCGTCAACGTCCAGCTTCCGAAGGAGGTCGGCGGCCTCCACGGGAGCGCCATCTTCGTGGACAGCGAGGACACGTTCCGTCCCGAGCGGATCGACGACATGGTCCGCGGCCTACCTGACGACACCATCGACGCGACGCTCGCGGATCGCGAGATCGAAGGATCGGCCGACGACGAGGCGGCGGTCGACGAACTCGTCGACGACGTCTTGGAGAAAATCCACGTCGCGAAGGCGTTCAACTCGAACCACCAGATGCTGCTCGCCGAGAAGTCCAAAGAACTCGCGAGCGAACACGAGGACTCGGAGTACCCCGTTCGGTTGCTCTGCGTCGACTCGCTGACCGCGCACTTCCGCGCGGAGTACGTCGGCCGGGGCGAACTCGCGAACCGCCAGCAAAAGCTCAACAAGCACCTGCACGACATAGACAAGGTCGGCAACCTCTACAACTGCGCCGTCATCGTCACGAACCAGGTCGCCTCGAACCCCGACTCGTTCTTCGGCGACCCGACGCAGCCGATCGGTGGCAACATTCTGGGTCACAAGTCCACCTTCCGGATCTATCTCCGCAAGTCCAAGGGCGACAAGCGTATCGTCCGGCTGGTGGACGCGCCGAACCTCGCGGACGGCGAGGCTGTCATGCGCGTTCAGGACGGCGGACTGAAGCCGGAGTAA
- a CDS encoding translation initiation factor — MAEEDDLDDLLEELDSQGDLETSQQVLSLRTESRRYDKPVTIIDGFDLPDPEIESTASDLKSALGTGGTVDEGRIELQGDHRDRVPELLRDRGFDVRE; from the coding sequence ATGGCAGAGGAAGACGACCTCGACGACCTCCTCGAGGAACTGGACAGTCAGGGCGATCTCGAAACGTCCCAGCAAGTGCTGTCGCTGCGAACGGAGAGCCGGCGATACGACAAACCGGTGACCATCATCGACGGATTCGACCTGCCCGACCCCGAAATCGAATCGACCGCCTCGGATCTCAAGAGTGCGCTGGGAACTGGCGGAACGGTAGACGAGGGCCGCATCGAACTACAGGGCGACCATCGAGACCGCGTTCCGGAACTGCTCCGCGATAGAGGGTTCGACGTTCGCGAGTGA
- a CDS encoding GNAT family N-acetyltransferase — MEIRPATRDDREQIRAVARDTWHDTYDELDPDTIDQTIDEWYGDEALEAALSKPGTAFLVAEKNEEVVGFTHGVVTEDEGDVLRLSVHPDHQGEGTGTALYERLREDLRDFNMKRMCAIDLASNDGGREFYESHGFEPTDEDDVEIGGQQRREVVYTLEL; from the coding sequence ATGGAGATCAGACCAGCCACCCGCGACGACCGCGAGCAGATCCGAGCCGTCGCGCGCGACACGTGGCACGACACCTACGACGAACTCGATCCGGACACGATCGATCAGACGATCGACGAGTGGTACGGCGACGAAGCGCTCGAGGCGGCGCTGTCGAAGCCCGGCACCGCGTTTCTCGTTGCGGAGAAAAACGAGGAGGTCGTCGGTTTCACCCACGGCGTCGTCACCGAAGACGAAGGCGACGTCCTGCGACTGTCCGTCCATCCGGACCACCAGGGCGAAGGAACCGGCACGGCGCTGTACGAACGGTTGCGCGAGGACCTGCGGGACTTCAACATGAAACGAATGTGTGCGATCGATCTCGCATCGAACGACGGCGGGCGGGAGTTTTACGAAAGCCACGGCTTCGAGCCGACCGACGAGGACGACGTCGAGATCGGCGGGCAGCAGCGACGGGAAGTCGTCTACACGCTCGAGTTGTGA